The following are from one region of the Camelus dromedarius isolate mCamDro1 chromosome 34, mCamDro1.pat, whole genome shotgun sequence genome:
- the PLET1 gene encoding placenta-expressed transcript 1 protein, which yields MGVLGSPLLPLVLSLCLGLLFPSAKCQYPIGKCVTISKIIGAADGGIQANPDIYENDTMYTVSVPVTNNTEAVILRALYKTQPVGFWKDAHKNCTNSVMYELKNPRSKLFEAKWVSPGDIDLSSVQLQAGLTIGAVSITSSHQVSRDSGDNDAVKPPHPLLPRPGPGGT from the exons ATGGGAGTCCTTGGTTCCCCACTGCTGCCCCTGGTGCTGTCTCTGTGCCTCGGACTGCTGTTTCCTTCTGCCAAGTGTCAGTATCCTATCGGCAAATGCGTAACAATAAGTAAGATCATCGGTGCTGCTGATGGGGGAATCCAGGCCAACCCAGACATCTATGAAAACGACACAATGTACACAG TATCAGTGCCTGTGACTAACAACACTGAAGCTGTGATCCTGCGAGCACTGTACAAGACACAACCAGTAGGCTTCTGGAAAGATGCACACAAGAATTGTACGAACAGTGTCATGTACGAACTGAAGAACCCGCGCAGCAAATTGTTCGAGGCAAAATGGGTATCTCCTGGGGACATAGACCTATCTTCAGTTCAGCTACA GGCAGGTCTGACCATCGGGGCCGTGTCCATTACGAGCAGCCACCAGGTGTCTAGGGACAGTGGAGACAATGATGCAGTCAAGCCACCCCACCCTCTGCTGCCACGCCCTGGGCCTGGTGGAACCTAG